The Belonocnema kinseyi isolate 2016_QV_RU_SX_M_011 chromosome 1, B_treatae_v1, whole genome shotgun sequence genomic interval AACGTATTTGAACACACCAATGAATCTCAAGGAGATTTTTTCTcggaaatattctgaaataataaaaatagcataagttacgagtatttaaaaattctaactttatattaaatttaaaaaacttaagtttctaaataataattgaacacaaaagtacttgataaattttatcaaataataatatttaactcatctaattgtaaatatactaattttactgGAAACAATTTtagtgattattaatttatttgaggtgaaCTTTTAATAAGCCACATAGTGTatttacttactttcatttttcTAGCGCAGGTTTAGATGTATACGGGCTAGTGCTTGGTGCCTTCAAACACGTGCCTTCCTCGTCTTAGGCTTGTTCaataatacaatattataaacgaataatATAAGAATTTCACTACACTATGAGGAAACAGTAATCATCGCTTGTTTTGGAAGCGCTTGGAGAAGACATTTCAGAAGGAAATCAGCAGTCTGGTTGGGCCCAGGTACGGGCCACAGACTTCTACCGATCAGAGCCAGATTGGGaacagatcggtattacgtttaaAATTAGATCATTTCTGCACAACAACTTCAATATTCGAGAGCATGTACGCTTtaatatccaaaaattaaattttaggacaACTAATAAAATCGATCAATGCTTTCAAAAATATCGAGCGCAACATGCAAAGTTGAACCTGTctattacataaattaaaataaaaatctaatatttgtttGGCATACTCGTCCGACATGctagatccgccattttgtttttcaaaattttaaatttggattgataAACAGCGACTTCGAAAACCACCttccattaattttgaaacaaaagcaaTATTTATTTAGCATAGTCGTCCGCCGTGTTTAAtccgatattttgtttttttaaattttgacttcgaATTCGTAAGCAGTGACTTCTAAAATCCCCTcacaccaatttaaaaaaagccaatatttatttaatataaacggctgccatattggatccaccattttgtttttaaaatttttgacttcGGATTCGTCATCAGCGACCAGCTTTTCTGGATTCCGTCCCACTGTGCGGCGCGCGTGACTTAAACAGCCCAAGTCGAATTATAAATACACGTGCGATTGTAAATACACTGtcaaaaatttcgggaattttccgcACTATTTAGTGtgggaaaattcaacattttctttgAGAAAATCATTTTCCCCAAGATTTCGggcaattttctttaaagttcttATAACTCactaaaaaaatgggaaaaattccctaaaatttattaaattagataAAACCTACAATTTTGGGGGAAATTTCCCTAAACTTGGGGTAATTTATACAAAAGTTTTAGAATATTCCCCACAATTTGGGGAAGTGagagattttaactaaatttaggGAATCGTTCTAAAACTAACGTTTAATCTGCCGCGTGAATCaggtaaattttgtaaaaatgcttGGGTTTTACTGTATGGTCAGGAAGATATTTTGCcctaaaatattcgataaaatagcataatattttgaataattttatacattttttttgagaactgatttattaatgttaaagtcatGTCAAACATTTTGGatatataattattatgttaataattttgtatgaaaaacaaacttttcataaaaaaatgatcaaaatctacaaaacgACATGGTCCAAAGCGTAAACAACCATGTTTACACCACCCCCTTTAATGTtcataattttcagttttcagtaattttttgctagatatttttagtagaatttagtatttcattttagacaaaaaatttattttctaccatgaaagatgactttttaagaaaattcttgcattttaaacaaaatacttacatttttaacatatcaGTTGCCCAAAATCTCACCCGCTTGAAACGTAAGCGGGTCTCTCAATGGGAGCGATCGACTTACCTTTATTTTTCTCGTTTGTATAGCATGTAAACGTTTGTTCGCTACGTATGATTTCTTAAATCGAAACCAACTATTACTAAAAAGGATTACACGATTGataaataaaatgcaattttaattttttaatttttttaatcgtcttgcTTTTATGGAAAAGCCTTGAAATGAATCCGATAGCACACAAAACAAATGCGGTAGTGGGGGGTACTGTTTGATCACGAATTAGATCAAGCGCTCTTATTGAGAAACCTCTTATTAGCAAGCCCCAAGTATATGGCTAtacctaatttaaataaaatgcgtCCGCACATGCGACTTGATTAGCATAtcccagaaataaaaaataatatattactcTTGGCTAATCACCTTTTAAATCATGCAATTGTGCAGCGCGAATTTCTGAAGTTTCTGGTATCGCTATGTAAATTTTGTTAGACATTGTTTTTCGAGTTAATCCATCTTTATATATATCAAATGGTTCGAAAGCTCTAGCTGTATACCAAGTGTCCACTAATACAAAAGCTACATCTGGAGTGTGAGTCTTAGGATCATGATCCGAATATACATAGGGACGAGAGAACTCGTCTTCTGTCACATAACTGTCCAAATTTGACGTTAATATAAAAGCGTGATGTTTCGTATAGTGATGCTCCGGATGTGGGTCAAACCATTGGGGCATATACCAATCGCCATCTTCACCCTTCAATGTTAGTGAGGCTCTAAAAATAGAAAGATCATTCATGTCCACTTGAATTCTGaaccctttttttttaagaagatcTTCAAATACATGTACAGCATATGCATGATCAAGTGGATTCACACctagagggaaaaaaattaacatatgtGAAACGTATATAggttatccaatataaatacagtcaaatctggatttagtgaattttttattattattattatctattgGAAGCGTGCATTagtattcagggatttttttaaattgcaggtttat includes:
- the LOC117175651 gene encoding uncharacterized protein LOC117175651; translation: MNDLSIFRASLTLKGEDGDWYMPQWFDPHPEHHYTKHHAFILTSNLDSYVTEDEFSRPYVYSDHDPKTHTPDVAFVLVDTWYTARAFEPFDIYKDGLTRKTMSNKIYIAIPETSEIRAAQLHDLKGD